One stretch of Punica granatum isolate Tunisia-2019 chromosome 5, ASM765513v2, whole genome shotgun sequence DNA includes these proteins:
- the LOC116209314 gene encoding bifunctional TH2 protein, mitochondrial isoform X1, which produces MLSLLFSSAPVKRTLSVPCLLSLHQLATSGSLRSGRFSSAALGHPPALRSQLRSSMAVPRPDSLSSLAALDSEVGLAKKLWIKCRRESVFAMYTPFAVCLASGNLKLETFRHYIAQDVYFLKAFAQAYELAEVCADDDDEKAVILQLRKDVLEELKMHDSFAEEWGSGDTTESTPNPATVRYTDFLLATASGKVEGLKAPGKLATPFEKTKVAAYTLGAMTPCMRLYAFLGKEFQTFLDPNEESHPYKKWIETYSSESFQASAVHTEDLLDKLSVSLTGEELDIIEKLYHQAMKLEIEFFNAQPLAQPTAVPLIKEPAFAEDRLMLFSDFDLTCTVLDSSAILAEIAIVTAPKSDQPLSESHITRMSSSDLRKTWEILSKQYTEEHEQCMESIMASVKAEQFSYEVLVEALQQLAEFEKRANDRVIESEVLKGLNLEDIKRAGERLILQDGCTAFFQKLIKSENVDVNVHVLSYCWCGDLIRSALLSGDLSVLNIHANELAFDDSISTGEIVKNMESPIDKVQAFRDILRNHEDKKNVTVYIGDSVGDLLCLLEADIGIVIGNSSSLRRIGDHFGVSFVPLFSGLVKKQKEYDEGSPSKWNSRSGTLYSVSSWAEIYAFVLGW; this is translated from the exons ATGCTCTCACTCCTCTTCTCCTCCGCCCCAGTCAAACGCACTCTCTCAGTCCCCTGCCTTCTCTCCCTCCACCAGCTAGCCACATCCGGCTCCCTCCGATCCGGCCGATTCAGCTCAGCCGCCCTCGGCCACCCTCCGGCCCTGCGATCTCAGCTGCGATCATCGATGGCGGTCCCCAGGCCAGATTCCCTGTCGAGCCTGGCGGCGCTCGACAGCGAAGTCGGCCTCGCTAAGAAGCTGTGGATCAAGTGCCGCAGGGAGTCGGTCTTCGCCATGTACACTCCGTTCGCGGTCTGCTTGGCTTCGGGGAACCTCAAGCTCGAAACCTTCAGGCATTATATCGCTCAGGATGTTTACTTCCTCAAAGCCTTTGCTCAAGC GTATGAGCTAGCGGAAGTGTGTGCAGATGATGACGATGAAAAAGCTGTCATATTGCAGCTCAGAAAAGATGTTTTAGAGGAGCTTAAAATGCATGATTCATTCGCAGAG GAGTGGGGTTCAGGCGATACCACAGAGAGTACTCCCAACCCTGCAACTGTTAGATATACTGATTTTTTGCTGGCAACAGCCTCTGGCAAGGTTGAAGGACTAAAAGCTCCAGGAAAACTTGCAACCCCCTTTGAAAAAACTAAAGTGGCAGCTTATACACTTGGTGCCATGACACCTTGCATGAGATTGTACGCCTTTCTCGGTAAGGAGTTCCAGACGTTTCTAGATCCTAATGAGGAGAGTCACCCTTACAAGAAGTGGATTGAGACTTATTCATCTGAAAGTTTCCAG GCATCGGCTGTGCACACTGAAGACTTGCTGGATAAACTAAGTGTCTCTTTGACAGGAGAAGAGCTTGACATCATTGAAAAGCTCTACCATCAAGCCATGAAACTCGAAATAGAGTTCTTTAATGCTCAACCACTTGCCCAGCCGACTGCTGTCCCTCTCATTAAAGAGCCTGCCTTTGCAGAAGATCGACTGATGTTGTTCTCTGACTTTGATCTGACCTGCACTGTTCTTGATTCATCAGCCATTTTGGCGGAGATAGCCATTGTGACTGCTCCGAAATCAGATCAGCCTCTGTCAGAGAGCCATATTACTAGGATGTCCTCATCTGATCTGAGGAAGACATGGGAGATTCTCTCCAAACAGTACACAGAGGAACATGAACAATGCATGGAAAGCATTATGGCTTCCGTAAAAG CTGAGCAATTTAGTTACGAAGTTCTTGTGGAAGCACTTCAACAGCTAGCAGAATTTGAGAAAAGAGCAAATGATCGAGTAATTGAATCTGAGGTTCTTAAGGGTCTAAATCTTGAAGACATAAAACGAGCTGGAGAACGGCTGATTCTTCAAGATGGCTGCACTGCTTTTTTCCAGAAGCTCATTAAGAGTGAAAATGTAGATGTCAATGTCCACGTACTTTCATACTGCTGGTGTGGGGACCTGATTAGATCAGCACTTCTGTCAG GAGACTTGAGTGTTCTGAATATACACGCAAACGAGTTGGCTTTTGATGACTCTATATCAACGGGTGAGATTGTTAAGAACATGGAATCTCCAATTGACAAGGTCCAAGCTTTCCGGGACATTTTAAGGAACCATGAGGACAAAAAGAATGTAACTGTTTATATTGGTGACTCGGTCGGCGACTTGCTGTGCCTGCTCGAGGCTGACATTGGCATTGTGATCGGCAACAGTTCAAGCCTGCGGAGAATCGGGGACCACTTTGGAGTCTCTTTCGTCCCACTCTTCTCAGGGTTGGTCAAGAAGCAGAAAGAATACGATGAAGGAAGCCCTTCCAAGTGGAACTCACGGTCGGGTACCCTCTATAGCGTGTCTAGTTGGGCTGAAATATATGCCTTCGTTTTGGGATGGTAA
- the LOC116209314 gene encoding bifunctional TH2 protein, mitochondrial isoform X2: MMNFNHNKFVRYELAEVCADDDDEKAVILQLRKDVLEELKMHDSFAEEWGSGDTTESTPNPATVRYTDFLLATASGKVEGLKAPGKLATPFEKTKVAAYTLGAMTPCMRLYAFLGKEFQTFLDPNEESHPYKKWIETYSSESFQASAVHTEDLLDKLSVSLTGEELDIIEKLYHQAMKLEIEFFNAQPLAQPTAVPLIKEPAFAEDRLMLFSDFDLTCTVLDSSAILAEIAIVTAPKSDQPLSESHITRMSSSDLRKTWEILSKQYTEEHEQCMESIMASVKAEQFSYEVLVEALQQLAEFEKRANDRVIESEVLKGLNLEDIKRAGERLILQDGCTAFFQKLIKSENVDVNVHVLSYCWCGDLIRSALLSGDLSVLNIHANELAFDDSISTGEIVKNMESPIDKVQAFRDILRNHEDKKNVTVYIGDSVGDLLCLLEADIGIVIGNSSSLRRIGDHFGVSFVPLFSGLVKKQKEYDEGSPSKWNSRSGTLYSVSSWAEIYAFVLGW, translated from the exons ATGATGAACTTCAACCACAACAAATTTGTAAG GTATGAGCTAGCGGAAGTGTGTGCAGATGATGACGATGAAAAAGCTGTCATATTGCAGCTCAGAAAAGATGTTTTAGAGGAGCTTAAAATGCATGATTCATTCGCAGAG GAGTGGGGTTCAGGCGATACCACAGAGAGTACTCCCAACCCTGCAACTGTTAGATATACTGATTTTTTGCTGGCAACAGCCTCTGGCAAGGTTGAAGGACTAAAAGCTCCAGGAAAACTTGCAACCCCCTTTGAAAAAACTAAAGTGGCAGCTTATACACTTGGTGCCATGACACCTTGCATGAGATTGTACGCCTTTCTCGGTAAGGAGTTCCAGACGTTTCTAGATCCTAATGAGGAGAGTCACCCTTACAAGAAGTGGATTGAGACTTATTCATCTGAAAGTTTCCAG GCATCGGCTGTGCACACTGAAGACTTGCTGGATAAACTAAGTGTCTCTTTGACAGGAGAAGAGCTTGACATCATTGAAAAGCTCTACCATCAAGCCATGAAACTCGAAATAGAGTTCTTTAATGCTCAACCACTTGCCCAGCCGACTGCTGTCCCTCTCATTAAAGAGCCTGCCTTTGCAGAAGATCGACTGATGTTGTTCTCTGACTTTGATCTGACCTGCACTGTTCTTGATTCATCAGCCATTTTGGCGGAGATAGCCATTGTGACTGCTCCGAAATCAGATCAGCCTCTGTCAGAGAGCCATATTACTAGGATGTCCTCATCTGATCTGAGGAAGACATGGGAGATTCTCTCCAAACAGTACACAGAGGAACATGAACAATGCATGGAAAGCATTATGGCTTCCGTAAAAG CTGAGCAATTTAGTTACGAAGTTCTTGTGGAAGCACTTCAACAGCTAGCAGAATTTGAGAAAAGAGCAAATGATCGAGTAATTGAATCTGAGGTTCTTAAGGGTCTAAATCTTGAAGACATAAAACGAGCTGGAGAACGGCTGATTCTTCAAGATGGCTGCACTGCTTTTTTCCAGAAGCTCATTAAGAGTGAAAATGTAGATGTCAATGTCCACGTACTTTCATACTGCTGGTGTGGGGACCTGATTAGATCAGCACTTCTGTCAG GAGACTTGAGTGTTCTGAATATACACGCAAACGAGTTGGCTTTTGATGACTCTATATCAACGGGTGAGATTGTTAAGAACATGGAATCTCCAATTGACAAGGTCCAAGCTTTCCGGGACATTTTAAGGAACCATGAGGACAAAAAGAATGTAACTGTTTATATTGGTGACTCGGTCGGCGACTTGCTGTGCCTGCTCGAGGCTGACATTGGCATTGTGATCGGCAACAGTTCAAGCCTGCGGAGAATCGGGGACCACTTTGGAGTCTCTTTCGTCCCACTCTTCTCAGGGTTGGTCAAGAAGCAGAAAGAATACGATGAAGGAAGCCCTTCCAAGTGGAACTCACGGTCGGGTACCCTCTATAGCGTGTCTAGTTGGGCTGAAATATATGCCTTCGTTTTGGGATGGTAA
- the LOC116209314 gene encoding bifunctional TH2 protein, mitochondrial isoform X3 encodes MHDSFAEEWGSGDTTESTPNPATVRYTDFLLATASGKVEGLKAPGKLATPFEKTKVAAYTLGAMTPCMRLYAFLGKEFQTFLDPNEESHPYKKWIETYSSESFQASAVHTEDLLDKLSVSLTGEELDIIEKLYHQAMKLEIEFFNAQPLAQPTAVPLIKEPAFAEDRLMLFSDFDLTCTVLDSSAILAEIAIVTAPKSDQPLSESHITRMSSSDLRKTWEILSKQYTEEHEQCMESIMASVKAEQFSYEVLVEALQQLAEFEKRANDRVIESEVLKGLNLEDIKRAGERLILQDGCTAFFQKLIKSENVDVNVHVLSYCWCGDLIRSALLSGDLSVLNIHANELAFDDSISTGEIVKNMESPIDKVQAFRDILRNHEDKKNVTVYIGDSVGDLLCLLEADIGIVIGNSSSLRRIGDHFGVSFVPLFSGLVKKQKEYDEGSPSKWNSRSGTLYSVSSWAEIYAFVLGW; translated from the exons ATGCATGATTCATTCGCAGAG GAGTGGGGTTCAGGCGATACCACAGAGAGTACTCCCAACCCTGCAACTGTTAGATATACTGATTTTTTGCTGGCAACAGCCTCTGGCAAGGTTGAAGGACTAAAAGCTCCAGGAAAACTTGCAACCCCCTTTGAAAAAACTAAAGTGGCAGCTTATACACTTGGTGCCATGACACCTTGCATGAGATTGTACGCCTTTCTCGGTAAGGAGTTCCAGACGTTTCTAGATCCTAATGAGGAGAGTCACCCTTACAAGAAGTGGATTGAGACTTATTCATCTGAAAGTTTCCAG GCATCGGCTGTGCACACTGAAGACTTGCTGGATAAACTAAGTGTCTCTTTGACAGGAGAAGAGCTTGACATCATTGAAAAGCTCTACCATCAAGCCATGAAACTCGAAATAGAGTTCTTTAATGCTCAACCACTTGCCCAGCCGACTGCTGTCCCTCTCATTAAAGAGCCTGCCTTTGCAGAAGATCGACTGATGTTGTTCTCTGACTTTGATCTGACCTGCACTGTTCTTGATTCATCAGCCATTTTGGCGGAGATAGCCATTGTGACTGCTCCGAAATCAGATCAGCCTCTGTCAGAGAGCCATATTACTAGGATGTCCTCATCTGATCTGAGGAAGACATGGGAGATTCTCTCCAAACAGTACACAGAGGAACATGAACAATGCATGGAAAGCATTATGGCTTCCGTAAAAG CTGAGCAATTTAGTTACGAAGTTCTTGTGGAAGCACTTCAACAGCTAGCAGAATTTGAGAAAAGAGCAAATGATCGAGTAATTGAATCTGAGGTTCTTAAGGGTCTAAATCTTGAAGACATAAAACGAGCTGGAGAACGGCTGATTCTTCAAGATGGCTGCACTGCTTTTTTCCAGAAGCTCATTAAGAGTGAAAATGTAGATGTCAATGTCCACGTACTTTCATACTGCTGGTGTGGGGACCTGATTAGATCAGCACTTCTGTCAG GAGACTTGAGTGTTCTGAATATACACGCAAACGAGTTGGCTTTTGATGACTCTATATCAACGGGTGAGATTGTTAAGAACATGGAATCTCCAATTGACAAGGTCCAAGCTTTCCGGGACATTTTAAGGAACCATGAGGACAAAAAGAATGTAACTGTTTATATTGGTGACTCGGTCGGCGACTTGCTGTGCCTGCTCGAGGCTGACATTGGCATTGTGATCGGCAACAGTTCAAGCCTGCGGAGAATCGGGGACCACTTTGGAGTCTCTTTCGTCCCACTCTTCTCAGGGTTGGTCAAGAAGCAGAAAGAATACGATGAAGGAAGCCCTTCCAAGTGGAACTCACGGTCGGGTACCCTCTATAGCGTGTCTAGTTGGGCTGAAATATATGCCTTCGTTTTGGGATGGTAA
- the LOC116209317 gene encoding uncharacterized protein LOC116209317, giving the protein MASLLSSHLLANLSSSSPLLFHPYPHFASNVVSIKHVPRSRKPNLSKSLTVPFAVTESDSPKFIEPNSQTLLQELAKSFDLPSDYFAQLPRDIRLDLNDAAFDLSKGPVIDECGEELGNILLNLSRAWEKADTSTSRALAGKLPLLESSLTNNSKSAFGRRLVSAGRKFQSMGQYGEGELATIAKVMIAAGKSLTSVPVSDTPTEKPNVEARMFKFGELQVEITSDKANIGAAISLAFGALSWGLTQGIQNIPESSLQYANDNALLLAKSLRGALLALGYSSTLLSGFTSVGLLLLGQQLKSERK; this is encoded by the exons ATGGCGTCCCTTCTTTCCTCTCATCTCCTGGCCAATCTCTCTTCATCTTCCCCACTTCTCTTCCACCCATATCCCCATTTTGCCTCTAATGTCGTCTCGATTAAACATGTCCCTCGTAGCAGGAAACCCAACTTGTCTAAATCCCTCACTGTCCCATTTGCAGTAACGGAATCGGATTCTCCGAAATTCATTGAACCCAACTCCCAGACCCTTCTTCAAGAACTAGCT AAAAGTTTTGATCTTCCTTCAGACTACTTTGCGCAGTTGCCTCGCGACATTCGGTTAGAT CTTAATGATGCTGCTTTTGATCTTTCGAAGGGACCTGTGATCGACGAG TGTGGTGAGGAGCTGGGAAATATACTGCTGAACTTATCCAGAGCATGGGAGAAGGCAGATACGTCAACTTCTCGAGCTCTAGCAGGCAAGCTCCCTCTACTGGAGAGCTCTCTAACAAACAACTCTAAATCAG CATTTGGCAGGCGTTTAGTGTCTGCTGGAAGGAAGTTTCAGTCCATGGGACAGTACGGGGAAGGTGAACTCGCAACG ATTGCGAAGGTGATGATTGCAGCAGGGAAGAGCTTGACTTCAGTCCCAGTATCCGATACACCAACTGAAAAACCCAACGTCGAAGCTCGAATGTTCAAG TTTGGAGAACTCCAGGTTGAAATTACTTCAGATAAAGCCAACATTGGAGCTGCAATCAGTTTGGCATTCGG GGCTCTTTCATGGGGTCTTACTCAGGGCATCCAAAACATTCCAGAAAGCTCCTTGCAGTATGCAAATGATAATGCCTTGCTACTTGCAAAG TCTTTAAGGGGTGCCCTCCTTGCACTTGGATACTCATCTACCTTATTATCTGGATTTACATCTGTCGGTCTTCTTTTGCTCGGACAGCAACTCAAGTCTGAGAGGAAGTGA
- the LOC116209315 gene encoding ammonium transporter 1 member 1-like, with product MANFTCSADDLNLLGGSAANNATVTFLCGRLASISDQFKATSYAVDNTYLLFSAYLVFAMQLGFAMLCAGSVRAKNTMNIMLTNVLDAAAGGLSYYLFGYAFAFGEPSNGFIGRHFFGLKDYPASTGDYSLFLYQWAFAIASAGITSGSIAERTQFVAYLIYSSFLTGFVYPVTSHWFWPASGWASPFKTEDRLFGSGAIDFAGSGVVHMVGGIAGLWGALIEGPRIGRFDHAGRTVALRGHSASLVVLGTFMLWFGWYGFNPGSFLTILKTYGTSQSFYGQWSAVGRTAVTTTLAGSTAALTTLFSKRLMSGHWSVIDVCNGLLGGFAAITSGCSVVEPWAAVVCGFVAAWVLIGCNKLAEKLHFDDPLEAAQLHGGCGAWGLIFTGLFARGRYVDEVYGAPTQRPHGLFMGGGGKLLAAQIIQILVILGWVSATMGPLFYGLHKLKLLRISRDDEMEGMDLTRHGGFAYAYQDEGGDHTIYNKGAKSNFNKTAGSIEPTSPSPPNAGNLQSV from the coding sequence ATGGCTAACTTCACCTGCTCAGCCGATGATCTGAACCTTCTCGGTGGCTCAGCGGCCAATAACGCCACCGTCACCTTCCTCTGTGGCCGCCTGGCCTCAATCTCGGACCAGTTCAAGGCCACCAGCTATGCGGTGGACAACACCTACCTCCTCTTCTCGGCCTACCTCGTGTTCGCCATGCAGCTCGGGTTCGCCATGCTGTGCGCGGGCTCGGTCCGGGCCAAGAACACCATGAACATCATGCTCACCAACGTCCTGGATGCGGCTGCGGGTGGCCTCTCCTATTACCTCTTTGGCTATGCTTTTGCCTTCGGTGAGCCCTCCAATGGCTTCATTGGCCGCCACTTCTTTGGCCTGAAAGACTACCCTGCGTCTACCGGCGACTACAGCCTCTTCCTCTACCAGTGGGCCTTTGCTATAGCCAGCGCCGGGATTACGAGCGGCTCCATAGCTGAGAGGACCCAGTTCGTGGCTTATCTTATTTACTCCTCCTTCTTGACCGGGTTCGTCTACCCGGTGACCTCGCACTGGTTCTGGCCTGCCAGCGGATGGGCCAGCCCGTTTAAGACCGAGGACCGCTTGTTTGGATCTGGCGCGATCGACTTTGCAGGATCCGGGGTTGTGCACATGGTTGGCGGCATAGCTGGTCTGTGGGGAGCCCTCATAGAAGGACCGCGTATCGGCCGGTTCGATCATGCTGGCCGGACGGTGGCCCTGCGTGGCCACAGTGCGTCCCTCGTGGTGCTGGGCACGTTCATGCTGTGGTTCGGGTGGTACGGGTTCAACCCGGGCTCATTCCTCACAATACTCAAAACCTACGGCACCTCACAAAGCTTCTATGGCCAGTGGAGCGCGGTCGGGCGTACGGCCGTGACCACCACGTTAGCGGGGTCAACTGCCGCCCTGACCACCCTGTTCAGTAAGCGCCTTATGTCAGGCCACTGGAGTGTCATCGATGTCTGCAATGGCCTACTGGGGGGATTCGCAGCCATAACCTCGGGATGCTCCGTGGTGGAGCCATGGGCGGCGGTCGTCTGCGGGTTCGTGGCCGCGTGGGTCCTCATCGGGTGTAACAAGCTCGCCGAGAAGCTGCACTTCGACGACCCACTGGAGGCGGCCCAGCTCCACGGCGGGTGCGGGGCCTGGGGCCTGATATTCACCGGGCTGTTTGCACGGGGGAGATACGTGGACGAAGTGTATGGGGCCCCGACCCAGAGGCCACACGGGCTGTTCATGGGCGGCGGAGGGAAGCTGCTGGCGGCCCAAATCATACAGATCCTGGTGATATTGGGGTGGGTCAGTGCAACAATGGGCCCGCTCTTCTATGGCCTTCACAAGCTGAAGCTGTTGAGGATATCAAGGGATGATGAGATGGAAGGGATGGACCTCACTAGGCATGGTGGCTTTGCTTATGCCTACCAGGACGAAGGTGGTGATCACACAATCTATAACAAGGGTGCTAAGTCGAATTTCAACAAGACCGCCGGAAGCATCGAGCCGACTAGTCCAAGTCCACCTAATGCAGGCAATCTCCAGTCCGTCTAA